One Sphingomonas sp. FARSPH DNA segment encodes these proteins:
- the fabG gene encoding 3-oxoacyl-[acyl-carrier-protein] reductase, with product MFDLTGMTALVTGASGGIGSAIANGLAAQGARLAVSGSNADKLETFRASLGGDHVALPCNLSDGAAVDALVPQAVEALGGKLDILVNNAGVTRDNLAMRMKDDEWDQVIRVNLEAAFRLIRAAAKPMMKARFGRIVSITSVVGQTGNPGQANYAASKAGLVGMSKALAQELASRNITVNCVAPGFIRSAMTDVLPDAQKSALLGRIPAGDLGTGEDIAAAVVYLASREAGYVTGQTLHVNGGMAMV from the coding sequence ATGTTCGATCTTACTGGCATGACCGCGCTGGTTACCGGCGCATCGGGCGGCATCGGGTCCGCGATCGCCAATGGGCTGGCGGCGCAGGGTGCGCGGCTTGCCGTGTCGGGCAGCAACGCCGACAAGCTGGAGACGTTTCGCGCGTCGCTGGGCGGCGATCACGTCGCCTTGCCGTGCAATCTGTCTGACGGCGCCGCGGTCGACGCGCTGGTGCCGCAGGCGGTCGAGGCGCTGGGCGGGAAGCTCGACATCCTCGTCAACAATGCGGGCGTGACGCGCGACAACCTCGCGATGCGGATGAAAGACGACGAATGGGATCAGGTGATCCGCGTCAATCTGGAAGCCGCCTTCCGCCTGATCCGCGCGGCGGCTAAGCCGATGATGAAGGCGCGCTTCGGCCGCATCGTGTCGATCACCTCGGTCGTCGGCCAGACCGGCAATCCCGGCCAGGCGAACTATGCCGCGTCCAAGGCGGGCCTGGTCGGCATGTCGAAGGCGCTGGCGCAGGAATTGGCGAGCCGCAACATCACCGTGAACTGCGTCGCGCCGGGCTTCATCCGTTCGGCGATGACCGACGTGCTGCCGGACGCGCAGAAGAGCGCGCTGCTCGGCCGCATCCCGGCGGGCGACCTGGGCACGGGCGAGGATATCGCCGCCGCAGTCGTCTACCTCGCCAGCCGTGAGGCGGGCTACGTCACCGGCCAGACGTTGCACGTCAACGGCGGCATGGCGATGGTGTGA
- the rpsF gene encoding 30S ribosomal protein S6: protein MALYEHTFLARQDLAQAQVDALAETATKIIEDNGGKVVKTETWGLRSLAYRIAKNRKAHYVMLEIDAPGSVVAELERQTQINEDVIRYMTVRVDEHEQGPTVMMRKQERDRERRSDREGGRDGAPRGEGRGDRPDRGPRRDREEEAA from the coding sequence ATGGCTCTGTACGAGCACACGTTCCTTGCGCGCCAGGATCTGGCACAGGCGCAGGTGGACGCGCTGGCGGAAACCGCCACGAAGATCATCGAAGACAATGGCGGCAAGGTCGTCAAGACCGAGACCTGGGGCCTGCGCAGCCTCGCCTATCGCATCGCGAAGAACCGCAAGGCGCATTACGTGATGCTCGAGATCGACGCACCGGGTTCGGTGGTCGCCGAGCTGGAGCGCCAGACGCAGATCAACGAAGACGTGATCCGCTACATGACCGTCCGCGTCGACGAGCATGAGCAGGGCCCGACCGTAATGATGCGCAAGCAGGAGCGCGACCGTGAGCGTCGCAGCGACCGTGAGGGTGGCCGTGACGGCGCACCGCGTGGTGAAGGGCGCGGCGATCGTCCCGATCGTGGCCCCCGTCGTGACCGTGAAGAGGAGGCCGCATAA
- the fabD gene encoding ACP S-malonyltransferase, producing MRAFIFPGQGSQAVGMGKALADASPVAREVFGEVDEALGQHLFRLMIDGPADELTLTQNAQPAIMANAIATLRVLEREGNVRLADKADFVAGHSLGEYSALCAAQAFDLSTTAHLLKLRGLAMQAAVPVGEGAMAALLGADLDKAHAIAAAAVEAVAADTGQTLVCTVANDNDPSQVVLSGHRAPVERAVALAKDMGAKRGVLLPVSAPFHCPLMQPAADAMAAALTDAHVAAPLVPVYANVHAAPIAAPDAIRTALVDQVTGMVRWRESVLAMVEAGVTQFVEFGGKVLSPMVKRIAPDAEAISVVTMDDVEALLAKI from the coding sequence ATGCGGGCATTCATCTTTCCGGGCCAGGGCAGCCAGGCGGTCGGTATGGGCAAGGCGCTTGCCGATGCCAGCCCGGTCGCGCGCGAAGTGTTCGGCGAGGTGGACGAGGCGCTGGGCCAACATCTCTTCCGCTTGATGATCGATGGGCCGGCGGACGAGCTGACGCTCACCCAAAATGCGCAGCCGGCGATCATGGCCAATGCGATAGCGACGCTGCGCGTGCTGGAGCGCGAAGGCAATGTCCGCCTCGCCGACAAGGCCGATTTCGTCGCAGGGCACAGCCTTGGTGAATATAGCGCGCTGTGCGCGGCGCAGGCGTTCGATCTGTCGACGACCGCGCACCTGCTGAAGCTGCGCGGCCTGGCCATGCAGGCCGCGGTGCCGGTGGGCGAGGGGGCGATGGCCGCGCTGCTCGGTGCGGACCTCGACAAGGCGCATGCGATCGCCGCCGCCGCGGTCGAGGCGGTCGCCGCCGACACGGGCCAGACGCTGGTCTGCACGGTCGCCAACGACAATGATCCGAGCCAGGTCGTCCTCTCGGGCCACCGCGCGCCCGTCGAGCGCGCGGTCGCGCTGGCGAAAGACATGGGCGCGAAGCGCGGCGTGCTGCTGCCCGTGTCCGCGCCTTTCCACTGCCCGCTGATGCAGCCCGCCGCCGACGCCATGGCCGCCGCACTCACCGACGCGCACGTCGCCGCGCCCCTCGTGCCCGTCTATGCCAATGTTCACGCCGCCCCGATCGCGGCGCCGGACGCGATCCGCACCGCGCTGGTCGATCAGGTGACGGGCATGGTCCGCTGGCGCGAATCGGTGCTGGCGATGGTCGAGGCCGGCGTCACCCAGTTCGTCGAATTCGGCGGCAAGGTGCTCAGCCCCATGGTCAAGCGCATCGCCCCCGACGCGGAAGCGATCAGTGTCGTGACGATGGACGACGTCGAAGCGCTTCTCGCGAAGATTTGA
- the fabF gene encoding beta-ketoacyl-ACP synthase II — protein MRRVVVTGLGLVTPLGADVETAWANLIAGKSGAGPITRFDTTGQKCTIACEVKPKDHEYGFDPDKRVDHKVQRQVDPFIVYGIDAAGQALEDAGLTEMDEATKLRAGVSIGSGIGGLPGIEIESVNLHERGPGRVSPHFVHGRLINLISGQVSIKYGLMGPNHAVVTACSTGAHSIGDAARMIRDDDADIMLAGGAESTINPLGVAGFAQARALNMSMNDRPTEASRPYDKDRDGFVMGEGAGVVVLEEYEHAKARGAKIYAEVVGYGLSGDAYHVTAPHPEGKGAELAMRMALRKAGMEPSDIGYINAHGTSTMADTIELAAAKRVFGDDLSGASMSSTKSAIGHLLGGAGAVESIFCILALRDQIVPPTLNLHNPDEGTEGVDLVPLTAKKREVKAVLNNSFGFGGTNASLVMKAI, from the coding sequence ATGCGTCGCGTCGTCGTCACCGGTCTTGGCCTCGTCACCCCGCTGGGGGCGGACGTCGAGACCGCATGGGCCAATCTGATCGCGGGCAAGTCCGGCGCGGGACCGATCACGCGCTTCGATACCACGGGGCAGAAGTGCACCATCGCGTGCGAGGTGAAGCCCAAGGATCACGAATACGGCTTCGATCCCGACAAGCGCGTCGACCACAAGGTGCAGCGCCAGGTCGATCCGTTCATCGTCTATGGCATCGATGCCGCCGGACAGGCGCTGGAAGACGCGGGCCTCACCGAGATGGACGAGGCGACGAAGCTGCGCGCGGGCGTGTCGATCGGATCGGGCATCGGCGGCCTGCCGGGGATCGAGATCGAATCGGTCAACCTGCACGAGCGCGGCCCCGGCCGCGTCAGCCCGCACTTCGTCCACGGACGCCTCATCAACCTGATCTCGGGTCAGGTGAGCATCAAATATGGCCTGATGGGCCCGAACCACGCCGTCGTCACCGCCTGTTCGACCGGCGCGCATTCGATCGGCGATGCGGCGCGGATGATCCGCGACGACGATGCCGACATCATGCTGGCGGGCGGTGCGGAAAGCACGATCAATCCGCTCGGCGTCGCCGGCTTCGCGCAGGCGCGCGCGCTCAACATGAGCATGAACGATCGCCCGACGGAGGCGAGCCGCCCCTATGACAAGGACCGCGACGGCTTCGTCATGGGCGAGGGTGCGGGCGTCGTCGTGCTCGAGGAGTATGAGCACGCCAAGGCGCGTGGCGCCAAGATCTATGCCGAGGTCGTCGGCTATGGCCTGTCGGGGGATGCCTATCACGTCACCGCGCCGCATCCCGAGGGCAAGGGCGCCGAGCTCGCGATGCGCATGGCGCTGCGCAAGGCGGGGATGGAGCCGTCGGACATCGGTTACATCAACGCGCACGGCACCTCGACCATGGCGGACACGATCGAGCTCGCCGCGGCGAAGCGCGTGTTCGGCGACGATCTGTCGGGCGCGTCGATGTCGAGCACCAAGTCGGCGATCGGGCATCTGCTCGGCGGCGCGGGTGCGGTGGAGAGCATCTTCTGCATCCTGGCGCTCCGCGACCAGATCGTGCCGCCGACGCTGAACCTGCACAACCCCGACGAGGGGACCGAGGGTGTCGACCTGGTGCCGCTGACGGCGAAGAAGCGCGAGGTGAAGGCGGTGCTGAACAATTCGTTCGGCTTTGGCGGCACCAACGCGTCGCTGGTGATGAAGGCGATCTGA
- the rpsR gene encoding 30S ribosomal protein S18, whose product MARPFFRRRKSCPFSAKDAPRIDYKDVRLLQGFVSERGKIVPSRITSVSAKKQRELAQAIKRARHLGLLPYVVK is encoded by the coding sequence ATGGCTCGCCCGTTTTTCCGCCGCCGCAAGTCGTGCCCGTTCAGCGCCAAGGATGCGCCGCGGATCGACTATAAGGACGTCCGTCTGCTCCAAGGCTTCGTGTCTGAGCGTGGCAAGATCGTCCCGTCGCGCATCACCTCGGTGAGCGCCAAGAAGCAGCGCGAGCTCGCCCAGGCGATCAAGCGCGCCCGCCATCTGGGCCTGCTGCCCTACGTCGTGAAGTAA
- a CDS encoding acyl carrier protein, with translation MSETADRVKKIVVEHLGVEADKVTEDASFIDDLGADSLDIVELVMAFEEEFGVEIPDDAAEKITTVKDAITYIDEHKA, from the coding sequence ATGAGCGAGACCGCCGACCGCGTGAAGAAGATCGTCGTCGAGCATCTCGGCGTCGAAGCCGACAAGGTGACCGAGGACGCGAGCTTCATCGACGATCTCGGTGCCGACAGCCTCGACATCGTCGAGCTCGTCATGGCGTTCGAGGAAGAGTTCGGTGTCGAGATTCCGGACGACGCCGCCGAGAAGATCACGACCGTCAAGGACGCGATCACCTACATCGACGAGCACAAGGCGTAA
- a CDS encoding RcnB family protein has protein sequence MKKLILSTLAATLVATPMLATAAEAAPQQREVTTVRERPNGTTVVTTRTWRTGQRFDRRYAPNYRRIDEYRTYRLRAPARGLYWVRSGRDALLVRPNGTIVEVRPGLFR, from the coding sequence ATGAAGAAGCTGATCCTGAGCACGCTCGCCGCGACGCTGGTCGCCACCCCGATGCTGGCGACCGCGGCCGAAGCCGCCCCGCAGCAGCGCGAGGTGACGACCGTCCGCGAGCGTCCGAACGGCACCACCGTGGTGACGACGCGGACGTGGCGCACCGGCCAGCGGTTCGACCGCCGCTATGCGCCCAACTATCGCCGGATCGACGAATACCGCACCTATCGCCTGCGCGCGCCGGCGCGCGGCCTGTACTGGGTGCGCTCGGGCCGCGATGCGCTGCTCGTCCGCCCGAACGGCACGATCGTCGAGGTGCGGCCCGGACTCTTCCGGTAA
- the mltG gene encoding endolytic transglycosylase MltG, protein MRKVGCVGLLVALVAIVAAFWVVHGWGGSGPAPRTLTVQVAEGSTLAGAARELERAGAIPSARRFRLLARLFGSDEAIKAGEYRIPAHTSQADILKMLQGGKVFQRLVVVPEGYPSVLVHDALMKADGLTGAVAVPAEGSVLPDSYAFQRGDTRVSVVARMQKAMRDYLKAAWAKRKPGIAVSTPEQAIILASIVEKETGKPAERRMVAAVYGNRLRAGMPLQADPTVIYPITRGRPLGRRILRSELHAKNGYNTYAETGLPVGPIANPGRASIDAVLDPAQSRALYFVADGTGGHVFADTLAEHNANVQKWYAIRRARGEM, encoded by the coding sequence GTGCGCAAGGTCGGCTGTGTCGGTTTGCTGGTCGCCCTGGTGGCGATCGTCGCTGCCTTCTGGGTGGTGCACGGCTGGGGCGGCAGCGGCCCGGCGCCGCGCACGCTGACGGTGCAGGTGGCGGAGGGCAGCACGCTCGCCGGCGCCGCGCGCGAACTGGAACGGGCCGGCGCGATCCCCTCGGCGCGCCGCTTCCGATTGCTCGCGCGTCTGTTCGGCTCCGACGAAGCGATCAAGGCGGGCGAATATCGCATCCCCGCGCATACCAGCCAGGCCGACATCCTGAAGATGTTGCAGGGCGGCAAGGTCTTCCAGCGGCTCGTCGTCGTGCCGGAAGGCTATCCGTCCGTGCTCGTCCACGATGCCTTGATGAAGGCGGACGGGCTGACCGGTGCGGTCGCGGTGCCGGCGGAAGGATCGGTATTGCCCGACAGCTACGCCTTCCAGCGCGGCGACACGCGCGTATCGGTCGTGGCGCGGATGCAAAAGGCGATGCGCGATTATCTCAAGGCCGCCTGGGCGAAGCGCAAACCGGGGATCGCGGTGTCGACGCCCGAGCAGGCGATCATCCTCGCCTCGATCGTCGAGAAGGAAACCGGCAAGCCCGCCGAGCGGCGCATGGTGGCGGCGGTCTATGGCAATCGCCTGCGCGCGGGGATGCCGCTGCAGGCCGATCCCACCGTCATCTACCCGATCACCAGGGGGCGACCGCTCGGCCGGCGCATCCTCCGCTCGGAACTGCACGCCAAGAACGGCTACAACACCTATGCCGAAACCGGGCTGCCGGTGGGGCCGATCGCCAATCCGGGGCGCGCGTCGATCGATGCGGTGCTCGATCCCGCGCAGTCTAGGGCGCTGTATTTCGTCGCTGACGGCACCGGCGGCCATGTGTTCGCGGACACGCTTGCTGAGCACAATGCCAACGTGCAGAAATGGTATGCCATCCGCCGCGCACGCGGCGAGATGTAG